The Sebaldella sp. S0638 DNA segment TGGTAGTAAAACCAAATCCTGTTATGTGGGTAATTTTAATTCTCGCGGTGATTATAGGTGCGAATCTTGGAATAGGTCTTTCAAGAGGTTATTTTTCTCTGCCGCTGCTTATTATACTTATAGTTTTAATGGGGTTAAGTACAGTTTTTGCAGTTAGTATAAAACAGGAAAATTAAAAATAAATAAAACAGGGGTTAACGATGAGCAAATTAACAGTAATTAGAGAAAAGCTTCTTATGAATGGAGGTAATTATCAGATAATTTTAGATGGAAAAGTCATAGGGGAAATTGGCAGTAATGAGGCAAAAACATATGAAATACCTGAGGGAGGACATATTGTTCAGGTGGGGAGAAACAGATCATTTGCAAATGAAATGAGCAAAGAACTGAGAATAAACGCCAATCAGAATGATATAATTATAAAAGTGAGACTAAATTCACTCAGATGGATATTTGTGTTTTTATATATTATGATTGCTATAATAAGATTTTGTTTTGATTTTACCGTATTTAATTTTCTTTTTCCATTTTATATACTTTTCTTCTTATTCTTATCATTTAAATTAGGGATACAGGCTCCGACAATAGAGCAATTAAAATGATAATAATTTAATCAAAAAAACAGAACTGCTACTAATTTATAGCATGTTCTGTTTTTTTATAAGAGATTTACTATTCCGCAGTATCAGAAAAGACAAGAATAAATCCGTCAGGATCTGTTATGGCAAATTCATCGGCACCATAAAAAGTCTTGTGCATTTCATGTGAAACATTTATGTGAGAACGGATTTTATCATAAAATTCCTGAATATTAGTAATTTTTATGTAAAAAGTAAGTGCGCCTCCGGAATGCTGTGAACTCAGCTCCGGATATTCCTGTTTTATACTTTCTTCTTTTTGAAACATTACAAAAAAACCGTCTTTTTCTATCATTCCCCAGTCAGGTTCCCCGTTCTCAGGCACAGTCTGTATAAGTGAAAAGCCAAGAATATTACAATAAAATTCAATACTTTTATTTACATTTTTTACCATTAAATTTGGTGAAAATGATGTTATTTTCATGTATTTACCTCCAAAAAAACTTATATATTACAAATAATACCATAACGGGAATAAAAATAATTGTAAAAAAACGAACTATTTCCAATTTTTGGGAGAAGAGCCTGTATATTTTATAAAATCTTTTATCATATGTGAAGAATCGTAATAACCGTTATTTACAGCAATCTCTGTAAGATTTTTATCAGAGAGGGAAATTTCTTTTTTTGTCTTTAGAAATCTATTGATATTAATAAATTCCTTCATATTAATGCCAATCTCTCTCTTAAATTTTATTTCCAGATATCTTTGTGAAATTTCTGTAATTTTGTATACTTCATTAACAGAAGGATTTTCGGAATTATATATATTTTGAAGAGCAAGAGCTACATCAAAATCTGTGTCATTGCCGTGAAAAGTCAGAATATCAGAAAAAACACCTTCAAAGAATTCAATAATATCATTGTATTTTTCCAGTAAAAAAATATTTCGGAATTTTTTATGGTAAGATTCAGGAATTACCATACTCAGGTCGATAATATCATTTTTTATATTATGAAATCCAAAATTCAGGAAATGATTAAGACCAAGCGGTTTGAACCGGACACCAAAAAGTCTGCTGTTTTTCTCCATAAAATGACTTTTAAAATTGGTCATCATACCAGTAATTATAATATCATTATTATTAATAATGCTTTTGGAACTGCCGCTCGAACGAAAGCAGCTGCCGAAATTAAAAATAATATCCATTGAACAATCAGGAAGAACGTGTGATTCACTGCATATTGACAAATTATCTATAAACCAGTAAGTATCAATAATATATCTAAAATTTTTCCCCGGGGGAAATTCTCTGTAATTCATATTTTTCCTTTCCTCAAAGAATTTCTATAAAGCCCAGATTTTTGAATTCAGTATAACAGGCATTTTTTCATACCATCCTCTTTTTTCACCGGATTTTTCCAGAATAAGAAAAGGAACTATTGTATTGGAATAATTATTAAAATAATCTTTCGGA contains these protein-coding regions:
- a CDS encoding glyoxalase/bleomycin resistance/extradiol dioxygenase family protein, with product MKITSFSPNLMVKNVNKSIEFYCNILGFSLIQTVPENGEPDWGMIEKDGFFVMFQKEESIKQEYPELSSQHSGGALTFYIKITNIQEFYDKIRSHINVSHEMHKTFYGADEFAITDPDGFILVFSDTAE
- a CDS encoding DUF6597 domain-containing transcriptional factor — encoded protein: MNYREFPPGKNFRYIIDTYWFIDNLSICSESHVLPDCSMDIIFNFGSCFRSSGSSKSIINNNDIIITGMMTNFKSHFMEKNSRLFGVRFKPLGLNHFLNFGFHNIKNDIIDLSMVIPESYHKKFRNIFLLEKYNDIIEFFEGVFSDILTFHGNDTDFDVALALQNIYNSENPSVNEVYKITEISQRYLEIKFKREIGINMKEFININRFLKTKKEISLSDKNLTEIAVNNGYYDSSHMIKDFIKYTGSSPKNWK